One genomic segment of Cinclus cinclus chromosome 31, bCinCin1.1, whole genome shotgun sequence includes these proteins:
- the ARNT gene encoding aryl hydrocarbon receptor nuclear translocator isoform X5: MAATAASAEMASDVSSLGAAVGSGSGAQAGGAAAQRPSKRRPGLDFDDDGEGNSKFLRCDDDPMPNDKERFARSDDEQSSADKERLARENHSEIERRRRNKMTAYITELSDMVPTCSALARKPDKLTILRMAVSHMKSLRGTGNTSTDGTYKPSFLTDQELKHLILEAADGFLFIVSCETGRVVYVSDSVTPVLNQPQSEWFGSTLYEQVHPDDVGKLREQLSTSENALTGRILDLKTGTVKKEGQQSMRMCMGSRRSFICRMRCGNSSVDPVAVNRLSFMRNRCRNGLGAAKDGEPHYVVVHCTGYIKAWPPAGVSLPDDDPDAGQGSKFCLVAIGRLQVTSSPNCTDMNNVCQPTEFISRHNTEGIFTFIDHRCVATVGYQPQELLGKDIVDFCHPEDQQLLRDSFQQVVKLKGQVLSVMFRFRSKNREWLWMRTSSFTFQNPYSDEIEYIICTNTNVKNSSQESRPALANSMPRPQLGQSVSLPLDMGTAPLPSRQQQPPQAELEVGPGRESLAGYEHSQVPVQPVSAAGPEHSKPLEKAESLFSQERDPRFGEIFPGISTDDSKAIPASTMPANPPLFAQGNTFTAARPAENFRSSSMVPPVNIIQQQPSPAGRILSQISRHSTPAQVSGTTWAPGTRPVFTPQQVASQTVKTRPPSFGMGTFQGTPSSFSSMAAPGSTASPTTAPYPALASRGAGFTAEAAQTPAPFQPRAADAVGMWPQWQGQHHGPGSGEQHVQQPQPSQPEVFPDMLTMLGDQGPNYNNEEFPELNIFPSFSE; the protein is encoded by the exons ATGGCCGCCACCGCCGCCAGCGCGG AGATGGCATCCGACGTTTCCTCGCTGGGTGCAGCCGTCGGCTCCGGGTCaggagcccaggctggaggagctgctgctcagaggcCCAGCAAGAGACGGCCCGG gCTCGATTTTGATGATGATGGAGAAGGGAACAGTAAATTCCTCAG ATGTGATGATGACCCAATGCCAAATGATAAAGAGAGATTTGCCAG gtctGATGATGAGCAGAGTTCAGCGGATAAGGAGAGACTTGCCAG GGAGAACCACAGCGAGATCGAGCGCAGGAGGAGGAACAAGATGACAGCCTACATCACAGAGCTGTCGGACATGGTGCCCACGTGCAGCGCCCTGGCCCGCAAGCCGGACAAGCTGACCATCCTGCGCATGGCCGTGTCCCACATGAAGTCCCTGCGTGGCACTGGCAACACCTCCACAGACGGCACCTACAAACCCTCCTTTCTCACCGACCAG GAACTCAAACACCTGATCCTGGAGGCAGCTGACGGCTTCCTGTTCATCGTGTCCTGCGAGACGGGGCGCGTGGTCTACGTGTCGGACTCGGTGACCCCGGTGCTGAACCAGCCGCAGTCCGAGTGGTTCGGCAGCACCTTGTACGAGCAGGTGCACCCCGACGACGTGGGCAAGCTGCGGGAGCAGCTCTCCACCTCCGAGAACGCCCTCACAG gtCGTATCCTGGATTTGAAGACGGGGACTGTGAAGAAGGAAGGGCAGCAGTCCATGAGGATGTGCATGGGCTCCCGGAGATCTTTCATCTGCCGAATGAG GTGTGGCAACAGCTCTGTGGATCCAGTCGCTGTCAATCGTCTCAGCTTCATGAGGAATCGCTGCAG GAATGGTTTAGGTGCAGCCAAGGATGGAGAACCTCACTACGTCGTCGTGCACTGCACGGGCTACATCAAAGCCTGGCCCCCAGCAG GTGTTTCCCTGCCTGACGATGACCCTGATGCTGGCCAGGGCAGCAAGTTCTGCCTCGTGGCCATTGGCAGGCTCCAG GTGACCAGCTCCCCCAACTGCACAGACATGAACAATGTCTGCCAGCCCACAGAATTCATCTCCCGACACAACACCGAAGGAATTTTTACCTTCATCGACCACCGGTGTGTGGCCACCGTGGGTTACCAGCCCCAG GAACTTTTGGGGAAAGACATTGTGGATTTCTGCCATCCAGAAGACCAACAGCTCTTACGGGACAGTTTTCAACAG gtggtGAAGTTAAAAGGCCAGGTTCTGTCAGTCATGTTCCGCTTCCGATCCAAAAACCGGGAGTGGCTGTGGATGAGAACCAGCTCGTTCACCTTCCAGAACCCCTACTCAGATGAGATCGAGTACATCATCTGCACCAACACCAATGTCAA GAACTCGAGCCAGGAGTCCCGGCCTGCCCTGGCAAACTCCATGCCAAGGcctcagctggggcagagcgTCAGCCTTCCCCTGGACATGGGCACGGCCCCACTGCCTTCAAG gcagcagcagccacctcaggcagagctggaagtgGGCCCAGGAAGGGAGAGCTTGGCTGGGTACGAGCACTCACAG GTGCCCGTCCAGCCCGTGAGCGCTGCCGGCCCCGAGCACAGCAAGCCCCTGGAGAAGGCCGAGAGCCTGTTCAGCCAGGAGCGGGACCCTCGCTTCGGGGAGATCTTCCCTGGCATCAGCACAG ATGACAGCAAAGCTATCCCTGCCAGCACCATGCCAGCCAACCCACCCCTCTTCGCCCAGGGAAATACCTTCACTGCTGCACGGCCTGCTGAGAACTTCAG gagcagcagcatggTCCCTCCAGTGAACATcatccagcagcagccctcGCCCGCCGGCCGGATCttatcccagatttcccggcaCTCCACCCCAGCTCAGGTCAGCGGGACCACCTGGGCTCCAGGGACACGGCCGGTGTTCACACCCCAG CAAGTGGCATCCCAGACGGTGAAGACCCGACCGCCTTCCTTCGGCATGGGGACGTTCCAGGGCACGCCGTCCTCCTTCAGCTCCATGGCAGCGCCGGGATCGACGGCGTCACCCACCACGGCGCCGTACCCAGCCCTGGCCAGCCGCGGCGCAGGCTTCA ctgcagaggcagcGCAGACCCCGGCCCCGTTCCAGCCCCGCGCCGCCGACGCCGTGGGAATGTGGCCACAGTGGCAAGGACAGCACCATGGCCCAGGATCTGGGGAGCAGCAcgtgcagcagccccagcccagccagcctGAGGTCTTCCCA GACATGCTCACCATGTTGGGAGACCAAGGGCCCAACTACAACAATGAAGAATTCCCAGAGCTGAATatattcccttctttttccGAATAA
- the ARNT gene encoding aryl hydrocarbon receptor nuclear translocator isoform X6, with protein MAATAASAEMASDVSSLGAAVGSGSGAQAGGAAAQRPSKRRPGLDFDDDGEGNSKFLRCDDDPMPNDKERFARSDDEQSSADKERLARENHSEIERRRRNKMTAYITELSDMVPTCSALARKPDKLTILRMAVSHMKSLRGTGNTSTDGTYKPSFLTDQELKHLILEAADGFLFIVSCETGRVVYVSDSVTPVLNQPQSEWFGSTLYEQVHPDDVGKLREQLSTSENALTGRILDLKTGTVKKEGQQSMRMCMGSRRSFICRMRCGNSSVDPVAVNRLSFMRNRCRNGLGAAKDGEPHYVVVHCTGYIKAWPPAGVSLPDDDPDAGQGSKFCLVAIGRLQVTSSPNCTDMNNVCQPTEFISRHNTEGIFTFIDHRCVATVGYQPQELLGKDIVDFCHPEDQQLLRDSFQQVVKLKGQVLSVMFRFRSKNREWLWMRTSSFTFQNPYSDEIEYIICTNTNVKNSSQESRPALANSMPRPQLGQSVSLPLDMGTAPLPSRQQQPPQAELEVGPGRESLAGYEHSQVPVQPVSAAGPEHSKPLEKAESLFSQERDPRFGEIFPGISTDDSKAIPASTMPANPPLFAQGNTFTAARPAENFSSMVPPVNIIQQQPSPAGRILSQISRHSTPAQVSGTTWAPGTRPVFTPQQVASQTVKTRPPSFGMGTFQGTPSSFSSMAAPGSTASPTTAPYPALASRGAGFTAEAAQTPAPFQPRAADAVGMWPQWQGQHHGPGSGEQHVQQPQPSQPEVFPDMLTMLGDQGPNYNNEEFPELNIFPSFSE; from the exons ATGGCCGCCACCGCCGCCAGCGCGG AGATGGCATCCGACGTTTCCTCGCTGGGTGCAGCCGTCGGCTCCGGGTCaggagcccaggctggaggagctgctgctcagaggcCCAGCAAGAGACGGCCCGG gCTCGATTTTGATGATGATGGAGAAGGGAACAGTAAATTCCTCAG ATGTGATGATGACCCAATGCCAAATGATAAAGAGAGATTTGCCAG gtctGATGATGAGCAGAGTTCAGCGGATAAGGAGAGACTTGCCAG GGAGAACCACAGCGAGATCGAGCGCAGGAGGAGGAACAAGATGACAGCCTACATCACAGAGCTGTCGGACATGGTGCCCACGTGCAGCGCCCTGGCCCGCAAGCCGGACAAGCTGACCATCCTGCGCATGGCCGTGTCCCACATGAAGTCCCTGCGTGGCACTGGCAACACCTCCACAGACGGCACCTACAAACCCTCCTTTCTCACCGACCAG GAACTCAAACACCTGATCCTGGAGGCAGCTGACGGCTTCCTGTTCATCGTGTCCTGCGAGACGGGGCGCGTGGTCTACGTGTCGGACTCGGTGACCCCGGTGCTGAACCAGCCGCAGTCCGAGTGGTTCGGCAGCACCTTGTACGAGCAGGTGCACCCCGACGACGTGGGCAAGCTGCGGGAGCAGCTCTCCACCTCCGAGAACGCCCTCACAG gtCGTATCCTGGATTTGAAGACGGGGACTGTGAAGAAGGAAGGGCAGCAGTCCATGAGGATGTGCATGGGCTCCCGGAGATCTTTCATCTGCCGAATGAG GTGTGGCAACAGCTCTGTGGATCCAGTCGCTGTCAATCGTCTCAGCTTCATGAGGAATCGCTGCAG GAATGGTTTAGGTGCAGCCAAGGATGGAGAACCTCACTACGTCGTCGTGCACTGCACGGGCTACATCAAAGCCTGGCCCCCAGCAG GTGTTTCCCTGCCTGACGATGACCCTGATGCTGGCCAGGGCAGCAAGTTCTGCCTCGTGGCCATTGGCAGGCTCCAG GTGACCAGCTCCCCCAACTGCACAGACATGAACAATGTCTGCCAGCCCACAGAATTCATCTCCCGACACAACACCGAAGGAATTTTTACCTTCATCGACCACCGGTGTGTGGCCACCGTGGGTTACCAGCCCCAG GAACTTTTGGGGAAAGACATTGTGGATTTCTGCCATCCAGAAGACCAACAGCTCTTACGGGACAGTTTTCAACAG gtggtGAAGTTAAAAGGCCAGGTTCTGTCAGTCATGTTCCGCTTCCGATCCAAAAACCGGGAGTGGCTGTGGATGAGAACCAGCTCGTTCACCTTCCAGAACCCCTACTCAGATGAGATCGAGTACATCATCTGCACCAACACCAATGTCAA GAACTCGAGCCAGGAGTCCCGGCCTGCCCTGGCAAACTCCATGCCAAGGcctcagctggggcagagcgTCAGCCTTCCCCTGGACATGGGCACGGCCCCACTGCCTTCAAG gcagcagcagccacctcaggcagagctggaagtgGGCCCAGGAAGGGAGAGCTTGGCTGGGTACGAGCACTCACAG GTGCCCGTCCAGCCCGTGAGCGCTGCCGGCCCCGAGCACAGCAAGCCCCTGGAGAAGGCCGAGAGCCTGTTCAGCCAGGAGCGGGACCCTCGCTTCGGGGAGATCTTCCCTGGCATCAGCACAG ATGACAGCAAAGCTATCCCTGCCAGCACCATGCCAGCCAACCCACCCCTCTTCGCCCAGGGAAATACCTTCACTGCTGCACGGCCTGCTGAGAACTTCAG cagcatggTCCCTCCAGTGAACATcatccagcagcagccctcGCCCGCCGGCCGGATCttatcccagatttcccggcaCTCCACCCCAGCTCAGGTCAGCGGGACCACCTGGGCTCCAGGGACACGGCCGGTGTTCACACCCCAG CAAGTGGCATCCCAGACGGTGAAGACCCGACCGCCTTCCTTCGGCATGGGGACGTTCCAGGGCACGCCGTCCTCCTTCAGCTCCATGGCAGCGCCGGGATCGACGGCGTCACCCACCACGGCGCCGTACCCAGCCCTGGCCAGCCGCGGCGCAGGCTTCA ctgcagaggcagcGCAGACCCCGGCCCCGTTCCAGCCCCGCGCCGCCGACGCCGTGGGAATGTGGCCACAGTGGCAAGGACAGCACCATGGCCCAGGATCTGGGGAGCAGCAcgtgcagcagccccagcccagccagcctGAGGTCTTCCCA GACATGCTCACCATGTTGGGAGACCAAGGGCCCAACTACAACAATGAAGAATTCCCAGAGCTGAATatattcccttctttttccGAATAA
- the ARNT gene encoding aryl hydrocarbon receptor nuclear translocator isoform X3 produces MAATAASAEMASDVSSLGAAVGSGSGAQAGGAAAQRPSKRRPGLDFDDDGEGNSKFLRCDDDPMPNDKERFARENHSEIERRRRNKMTAYITELSDMVPTCSALARKPDKLTILRMAVSHMKSLRGTGNTSTDGTYKPSFLTDQELKHLILEAADGFLFIVSCETGRVVYVSDSVTPVLNQPQSEWFGSTLYEQVHPDDVGKLREQLSTSENALTEGTKPWCLSTKDAAAPPENASKGRILDLKTGTVKKEGQQSMRMCMGSRRSFICRMRCGNSSVDPVAVNRLSFMRNRCRNGLGAAKDGEPHYVVVHCTGYIKAWPPAGVSLPDDDPDAGQGSKFCLVAIGRLQVTSSPNCTDMNNVCQPTEFISRHNTEGIFTFIDHRCVATVGYQPQELLGKDIVDFCHPEDQQLLRDSFQQVVKLKGQVLSVMFRFRSKNREWLWMRTSSFTFQNPYSDEIEYIICTNTNVKNSSQESRPALANSMPRPQLGQSVSLPLDMGTAPLPSRQQQPPQAELEVGPGRESLAGYEHSQVPVQPVSAAGPEHSKPLEKAESLFSQERDPRFGEIFPGISTDDSKAIPASTMPANPPLFAQGNTFTAARPAENFRSSSMVPPVNIIQQQPSPAGRILSQISRHSTPAQVSGTTWAPGTRPVFTPQQVASQTVKTRPPSFGMGTFQGTPSSFSSMAAPGSTASPTTAPYPALASRGAGFTAAEAAQTPAPFQPRAADAVGMWPQWQGQHHGPGSGEQHVQQPQPSQPEVFPDMLTMLGDQGPNYNNEEFPELNIFPSFSE; encoded by the exons ATGGCCGCCACCGCCGCCAGCGCGG AGATGGCATCCGACGTTTCCTCGCTGGGTGCAGCCGTCGGCTCCGGGTCaggagcccaggctggaggagctgctgctcagaggcCCAGCAAGAGACGGCCCGG gCTCGATTTTGATGATGATGGAGAAGGGAACAGTAAATTCCTCAG ATGTGATGATGACCCAATGCCAAATGATAAAGAGAGATTTGCCAG GGAGAACCACAGCGAGATCGAGCGCAGGAGGAGGAACAAGATGACAGCCTACATCACAGAGCTGTCGGACATGGTGCCCACGTGCAGCGCCCTGGCCCGCAAGCCGGACAAGCTGACCATCCTGCGCATGGCCGTGTCCCACATGAAGTCCCTGCGTGGCACTGGCAACACCTCCACAGACGGCACCTACAAACCCTCCTTTCTCACCGACCAG GAACTCAAACACCTGATCCTGGAGGCAGCTGACGGCTTCCTGTTCATCGTGTCCTGCGAGACGGGGCGCGTGGTCTACGTGTCGGACTCGGTGACCCCGGTGCTGAACCAGCCGCAGTCCGAGTGGTTCGGCAGCACCTTGTACGAGCAGGTGCACCCCGACGACGTGGGCAAGCTGCGGGAGCAGCTCTCCACCTCCGAGAACGCCCTCACAG AGGGAACCAAGCCCTGGTGCCTTTCTACCAAGGATGCTGCAGCCCCCCCCGAGAATGCATCTAAAG gtCGTATCCTGGATTTGAAGACGGGGACTGTGAAGAAGGAAGGGCAGCAGTCCATGAGGATGTGCATGGGCTCCCGGAGATCTTTCATCTGCCGAATGAG GTGTGGCAACAGCTCTGTGGATCCAGTCGCTGTCAATCGTCTCAGCTTCATGAGGAATCGCTGCAG GAATGGTTTAGGTGCAGCCAAGGATGGAGAACCTCACTACGTCGTCGTGCACTGCACGGGCTACATCAAAGCCTGGCCCCCAGCAG GTGTTTCCCTGCCTGACGATGACCCTGATGCTGGCCAGGGCAGCAAGTTCTGCCTCGTGGCCATTGGCAGGCTCCAG GTGACCAGCTCCCCCAACTGCACAGACATGAACAATGTCTGCCAGCCCACAGAATTCATCTCCCGACACAACACCGAAGGAATTTTTACCTTCATCGACCACCGGTGTGTGGCCACCGTGGGTTACCAGCCCCAG GAACTTTTGGGGAAAGACATTGTGGATTTCTGCCATCCAGAAGACCAACAGCTCTTACGGGACAGTTTTCAACAG gtggtGAAGTTAAAAGGCCAGGTTCTGTCAGTCATGTTCCGCTTCCGATCCAAAAACCGGGAGTGGCTGTGGATGAGAACCAGCTCGTTCACCTTCCAGAACCCCTACTCAGATGAGATCGAGTACATCATCTGCACCAACACCAATGTCAA GAACTCGAGCCAGGAGTCCCGGCCTGCCCTGGCAAACTCCATGCCAAGGcctcagctggggcagagcgTCAGCCTTCCCCTGGACATGGGCACGGCCCCACTGCCTTCAAG gcagcagcagccacctcaggcagagctggaagtgGGCCCAGGAAGGGAGAGCTTGGCTGGGTACGAGCACTCACAG GTGCCCGTCCAGCCCGTGAGCGCTGCCGGCCCCGAGCACAGCAAGCCCCTGGAGAAGGCCGAGAGCCTGTTCAGCCAGGAGCGGGACCCTCGCTTCGGGGAGATCTTCCCTGGCATCAGCACAG ATGACAGCAAAGCTATCCCTGCCAGCACCATGCCAGCCAACCCACCCCTCTTCGCCCAGGGAAATACCTTCACTGCTGCACGGCCTGCTGAGAACTTCAG gagcagcagcatggTCCCTCCAGTGAACATcatccagcagcagccctcGCCCGCCGGCCGGATCttatcccagatttcccggcaCTCCACCCCAGCTCAGGTCAGCGGGACCACCTGGGCTCCAGGGACACGGCCGGTGTTCACACCCCAG CAAGTGGCATCCCAGACGGTGAAGACCCGACCGCCTTCCTTCGGCATGGGGACGTTCCAGGGCACGCCGTCCTCCTTCAGCTCCATGGCAGCGCCGGGATCGACGGCGTCACCCACCACGGCGCCGTACCCAGCCCTGGCCAGCCGCGGCGCAGGCTTCA cagctgcagaggcagcGCAGACCCCGGCCCCGTTCCAGCCCCGCGCCGCCGACGCCGTGGGAATGTGGCCACAGTGGCAAGGACAGCACCATGGCCCAGGATCTGGGGAGCAGCAcgtgcagcagccccagcccagccagcctGAGGTCTTCCCA GACATGCTCACCATGTTGGGAGACCAAGGGCCCAACTACAACAATGAAGAATTCCCAGAGCTGAATatattcccttctttttccGAATAA
- the ARNT gene encoding aryl hydrocarbon receptor nuclear translocator isoform X2: MAATAASAEMASDVSSLGAAVGSGSGAQAGGAAAQRPSKRRPGLDFDDDGEGNSKFLRCDDDPMPNDKERFARSDDEQSSADKERLARENHSEIERRRRNKMTAYITELSDMVPTCSALARKPDKLTILRMAVSHMKSLRGTGNTSTDGTYKPSFLTDQELKHLILEAADGFLFIVSCETGRVVYVSDSVTPVLNQPQSEWFGSTLYEQVHPDDVGKLREQLSTSENALTEGTKPWCLSTKDAAAPPENASKGRILDLKTGTVKKEGQQSMRMCMGSRRSFICRMRCGNSSVDPVAVNRLSFMRNRCRNGLGAAKDGEPHYVVVHCTGYIKAWPPAGVSLPDDDPDAGQGSKFCLVAIGRLQVTSSPNCTDMNNVCQPTEFISRHNTEGIFTFIDHRCVATVGYQPQELLGKDIVDFCHPEDQQLLRDSFQQVVKLKGQVLSVMFRFRSKNREWLWMRTSSFTFQNPYSDEIEYIICTNTNVKNSSQESRPALANSMPRPQLGQSVSLPLDMGTAPLPSRQQQPPQAELEVGPGRESLAGYEHSQVPVQPVSAAGPEHSKPLEKAESLFSQERDPRFGEIFPGISTDDSKAIPASTMPANPPLFAQGNTFTAARPAENFRSSSMVPPVNIIQQQPSPAGRILSQISRHSTPAQVSGTTWAPGTRPVFTPQQVASQTVKTRPPSFGMGTFQGTPSSFSSMAAPGSTASPTTAPYPALASRGAGFTAEAAQTPAPFQPRAADAVGMWPQWQGQHHGPGSGEQHVQQPQPSQPEVFPDMLTMLGDQGPNYNNEEFPELNIFPSFSE, from the exons ATGGCCGCCACCGCCGCCAGCGCGG AGATGGCATCCGACGTTTCCTCGCTGGGTGCAGCCGTCGGCTCCGGGTCaggagcccaggctggaggagctgctgctcagaggcCCAGCAAGAGACGGCCCGG gCTCGATTTTGATGATGATGGAGAAGGGAACAGTAAATTCCTCAG ATGTGATGATGACCCAATGCCAAATGATAAAGAGAGATTTGCCAG gtctGATGATGAGCAGAGTTCAGCGGATAAGGAGAGACTTGCCAG GGAGAACCACAGCGAGATCGAGCGCAGGAGGAGGAACAAGATGACAGCCTACATCACAGAGCTGTCGGACATGGTGCCCACGTGCAGCGCCCTGGCCCGCAAGCCGGACAAGCTGACCATCCTGCGCATGGCCGTGTCCCACATGAAGTCCCTGCGTGGCACTGGCAACACCTCCACAGACGGCACCTACAAACCCTCCTTTCTCACCGACCAG GAACTCAAACACCTGATCCTGGAGGCAGCTGACGGCTTCCTGTTCATCGTGTCCTGCGAGACGGGGCGCGTGGTCTACGTGTCGGACTCGGTGACCCCGGTGCTGAACCAGCCGCAGTCCGAGTGGTTCGGCAGCACCTTGTACGAGCAGGTGCACCCCGACGACGTGGGCAAGCTGCGGGAGCAGCTCTCCACCTCCGAGAACGCCCTCACAG AGGGAACCAAGCCCTGGTGCCTTTCTACCAAGGATGCTGCAGCCCCCCCCGAGAATGCATCTAAAG gtCGTATCCTGGATTTGAAGACGGGGACTGTGAAGAAGGAAGGGCAGCAGTCCATGAGGATGTGCATGGGCTCCCGGAGATCTTTCATCTGCCGAATGAG GTGTGGCAACAGCTCTGTGGATCCAGTCGCTGTCAATCGTCTCAGCTTCATGAGGAATCGCTGCAG GAATGGTTTAGGTGCAGCCAAGGATGGAGAACCTCACTACGTCGTCGTGCACTGCACGGGCTACATCAAAGCCTGGCCCCCAGCAG GTGTTTCCCTGCCTGACGATGACCCTGATGCTGGCCAGGGCAGCAAGTTCTGCCTCGTGGCCATTGGCAGGCTCCAG GTGACCAGCTCCCCCAACTGCACAGACATGAACAATGTCTGCCAGCCCACAGAATTCATCTCCCGACACAACACCGAAGGAATTTTTACCTTCATCGACCACCGGTGTGTGGCCACCGTGGGTTACCAGCCCCAG GAACTTTTGGGGAAAGACATTGTGGATTTCTGCCATCCAGAAGACCAACAGCTCTTACGGGACAGTTTTCAACAG gtggtGAAGTTAAAAGGCCAGGTTCTGTCAGTCATGTTCCGCTTCCGATCCAAAAACCGGGAGTGGCTGTGGATGAGAACCAGCTCGTTCACCTTCCAGAACCCCTACTCAGATGAGATCGAGTACATCATCTGCACCAACACCAATGTCAA GAACTCGAGCCAGGAGTCCCGGCCTGCCCTGGCAAACTCCATGCCAAGGcctcagctggggcagagcgTCAGCCTTCCCCTGGACATGGGCACGGCCCCACTGCCTTCAAG gcagcagcagccacctcaggcagagctggaagtgGGCCCAGGAAGGGAGAGCTTGGCTGGGTACGAGCACTCACAG GTGCCCGTCCAGCCCGTGAGCGCTGCCGGCCCCGAGCACAGCAAGCCCCTGGAGAAGGCCGAGAGCCTGTTCAGCCAGGAGCGGGACCCTCGCTTCGGGGAGATCTTCCCTGGCATCAGCACAG ATGACAGCAAAGCTATCCCTGCCAGCACCATGCCAGCCAACCCACCCCTCTTCGCCCAGGGAAATACCTTCACTGCTGCACGGCCTGCTGAGAACTTCAG gagcagcagcatggTCCCTCCAGTGAACATcatccagcagcagccctcGCCCGCCGGCCGGATCttatcccagatttcccggcaCTCCACCCCAGCTCAGGTCAGCGGGACCACCTGGGCTCCAGGGACACGGCCGGTGTTCACACCCCAG CAAGTGGCATCCCAGACGGTGAAGACCCGACCGCCTTCCTTCGGCATGGGGACGTTCCAGGGCACGCCGTCCTCCTTCAGCTCCATGGCAGCGCCGGGATCGACGGCGTCACCCACCACGGCGCCGTACCCAGCCCTGGCCAGCCGCGGCGCAGGCTTCA ctgcagaggcagcGCAGACCCCGGCCCCGTTCCAGCCCCGCGCCGCCGACGCCGTGGGAATGTGGCCACAGTGGCAAGGACAGCACCATGGCCCAGGATCTGGGGAGCAGCAcgtgcagcagccccagcccagccagcctGAGGTCTTCCCA GACATGCTCACCATGTTGGGAGACCAAGGGCCCAACTACAACAATGAAGAATTCCCAGAGCTGAATatattcccttctttttccGAATAA